The following are from one region of the Dreissena polymorpha isolate Duluth1 chromosome 2, UMN_Dpol_1.0, whole genome shotgun sequence genome:
- the LOC127870123 gene encoding uncharacterized protein LOC127870123, producing the protein MSPEMFDEIVARVGPRITKQCINYRLPMEPGMKLAIALRHLVPGSKDRDMQFGWRVPHNTNSLLVPEVCRAVIYEYADEVMPLPTTAADWTRIADGFRDSWNFPHTLGAIDGKHIACKCPSRSGSTCFNYKKYFSVVLLALVDSDYMFVWADIGGRGAAPDAQLGNESDLKAATGNRDLDLQEPEALPHDTDDVPYFFIGKKI; encoded by the exons ATGTCACCCGAGATGTTTGATGAGATTGTCGCACGAGTAGGCCCAAGGATAACGAAACAGTGCATTAACTACAGACTTCCAATGGAACCAGGGATGAAGCTAGCAATTGCGCTGCGGCATCTTGTTCCTGGTTCAAAGGACCGTGATATGCAATTCGGCTGGAGGGTACCCCACAACACTAATTCTCTTCTCGTGCCAGAA GTTTGTAGAGCAGTCATATATGAGTATGCTGACGAGGTGATGCCGTTGCCAACAACAGCTGCCGATTGGACGCGGATAGCGGACGGCTTTAGGGACAGCTGGAATTTCCCCCATACTCTAGGTGCTATTGATGGCAAACATATTGCCTGCAAATGTCCATCAAGATCCGGGTCTACGTGTTTTAACTACAAGAAGTACTTCTCCGTTGTCCTGCTAGCTCTGGTGGATTCTGACTACATGTTCGTCTGGGCTGACATTGGAGGCCGTGGTGCTGCACCCGATGCACAGTTGGGGAACGAGTCTGACCTGAAGGCAGCAACTGGGAACAGAGACCTTGACCTGCAAGAACCTGAAGCTTTGCCACATGATACTGATGATGTACCCTACTTTTTCATCggtaagaaaatataa